One genomic region from Prunus persica cultivar Lovell chromosome G3, Prunus_persica_NCBIv2, whole genome shotgun sequence encodes:
- the LOC18784238 gene encoding protein ABHD17B isoform X2, protein MNFGFACDENDKMGGVTSSIAAKFAFFPPNPPSYRVVPDESCGGVLYIPEVPRRDDVDVIKLRTRRGNEIVAVHVKHPKASATMLYSHGNAADLGQMFELFVELSARLRVNLMGYDYSGYGQSTGKATEYNTYADIDAAYKCLKEKYGVKDEQLILYGQSVGSGPTVDLASRLPTLRGVVLHSPILSGLRVLYPVKRTYWFDIYKNIDKMAMVNCPVLVIHGTADEVVDSSHGKQLWVLCKENLGRSKSATNGSKTSTVDSDECKPPETGTSDSSELGSDLPEVSRNSLDSRLEKSKKPNKPEKSRMSTDRVDTFKRRKGLVW, encoded by the exons ATGAATTTTGGTTTCGCCTGTGATGAGAACGATAAGATGGGCGGAGTGACCTCTTCGATTGCAGCCAAGTTCGCGTTTTTCCCGCCGAATCCGCCGTCGTACAGAGTCGTCCCCGACGAGTCGTGTGGAGGGGTACTGTACATTCCGGAGGTGCCTAGAAGGGACGACGTGGATGTGATCAAGCTCAGGACTCGCCGAGGGAATGAAATCGTGGCCGTACACGTCAAGCACCCCAAGGCCTCGGCTACTATGCTCTACTCCCATGGAAATGCTGCTGATTTGGGCCAGATGTTCGAGCTCTTCGTCGAATTGAGTGCTCGCCTTCGGGTTAATTTGATGGG CTATGATTACTCTGGCTACGGACAGTCAACTGGAAAG GCAACTGAATATAATACATATGCCGACATTGATGCAGCTTATAAATGCCTCAAGGAGAAATATGGGGTCAAAGATGAGCAACTAATATTATATGGCCAGTCTGTTGGTAGTGGCCCAACTGTTGATCTTGCATCACGTTTACCAACCTTGAGAGGTGTGGTGTTACACAGTCCTATTTTGTCTGGGCTGAGGGTTTTGTACCCTGTCAAGCGGACATACTGGTTTGATATTTACAAG AATATCGACAAAATGGCAATGGTGAACTGTCCTGTCCTGGTTATACAT GGGACAGCAGATGAGGTTGTAGATTCGTCTCATGGGAAGCAACTTTGGGTGCTTTGCAAGGAAAA CCTTGGCAGGTCAAAATCAGCCACAAATGGTTCTAAAACAAGTACAGTAGATTCTGACGAATGCAAACCACCTGAAACCGGCACTTCAGATTCATCCGAATTGGGTTCTGATCTTCCGGAAGTTTCTAGAAACAGCTTAGATAGTCGACTTGAGAAGTCTAAAAAGCCAAACAAGCCTGAAAAGTCTCGGATGAGCACTGACCGAGTTGACACCTTTAAGAGAAGGAAGGGTTTAGTGTGGTGA
- the LOC18784238 gene encoding protein ABHD17B isoform X1 translates to MNFGFACDENDKMGGVTSSIAAKFAFFPPNPPSYRVVPDESCGGVLYIPEVPRRDDVDVIKLRTRRGNEIVAVHVKHPKASATMLYSHGNAADLGQMFELFVELSARLRVNLMGYDYSGYGQSTGKATEYNTYADIDAAYKCLKEKYGVKDEQLILYGQSVGSGPTVDLASRLPTLRGVVLHSPILSGLRVLYPVKRTYWFDIYKNIDKMAMVNCPVLVIHGTADEVVDSSHGKQLWVLCKEKYEPLWLSGGGHCNLELYPEFIKHLKKFVHSLGRSKSATNGSKTSTVDSDECKPPETGTSDSSELGSDLPEVSRNSLDSRLEKSKKPNKPEKSRMSTDRVDTFKRRKGLVW, encoded by the exons ATGAATTTTGGTTTCGCCTGTGATGAGAACGATAAGATGGGCGGAGTGACCTCTTCGATTGCAGCCAAGTTCGCGTTTTTCCCGCCGAATCCGCCGTCGTACAGAGTCGTCCCCGACGAGTCGTGTGGAGGGGTACTGTACATTCCGGAGGTGCCTAGAAGGGACGACGTGGATGTGATCAAGCTCAGGACTCGCCGAGGGAATGAAATCGTGGCCGTACACGTCAAGCACCCCAAGGCCTCGGCTACTATGCTCTACTCCCATGGAAATGCTGCTGATTTGGGCCAGATGTTCGAGCTCTTCGTCGAATTGAGTGCTCGCCTTCGGGTTAATTTGATGGG CTATGATTACTCTGGCTACGGACAGTCAACTGGAAAG GCAACTGAATATAATACATATGCCGACATTGATGCAGCTTATAAATGCCTCAAGGAGAAATATGGGGTCAAAGATGAGCAACTAATATTATATGGCCAGTCTGTTGGTAGTGGCCCAACTGTTGATCTTGCATCACGTTTACCAACCTTGAGAGGTGTGGTGTTACACAGTCCTATTTTGTCTGGGCTGAGGGTTTTGTACCCTGTCAAGCGGACATACTGGTTTGATATTTACAAG AATATCGACAAAATGGCAATGGTGAACTGTCCTGTCCTGGTTATACAT GGGACAGCAGATGAGGTTGTAGATTCGTCTCATGGGAAGCAACTTTGGGTGCTTTGCAAGGAAAAGTATGAACCTTTATGGCTTAGTGGAGGTGGACATTGCAATCTTGAGCTTTACCCAGAATTCATTAAACATCTAAAGAAATTTGTACATAGCCTTGGCAGGTCAAAATCAGCCACAAATGGTTCTAAAACAAGTACAGTAGATTCTGACGAATGCAAACCACCTGAAACCGGCACTTCAGATTCATCCGAATTGGGTTCTGATCTTCCGGAAGTTTCTAGAAACAGCTTAGATAGTCGACTTGAGAAGTCTAAAAAGCCAAACAAGCCTGAAAAGTCTCGGATGAGCACTGACCGAGTTGACACCTTTAAGAGAAGGAAGGGTTTAGTGTGGTGA